In one Sphingobium sp. MI1205 genomic region, the following are encoded:
- a CDS encoding (deoxy)nucleoside triphosphate pyrophosphohydrolase: MTTISPLFVVAAALVDADGRVLLQQRPPGKAMAGLWEFPGGKVESGETPEAALIRELEEELGIRTHASCLAPATFASEALGERHLLLLLYVCRKWEGLPEARHATELKWAKPSQMFALEMPPADLPLIGLLDSLI, translated from the coding sequence ATGACGACGATTTCTCCACTATTCGTGGTTGCTGCCGCGCTGGTCGATGCCGATGGCCGGGTGCTGCTCCAGCAACGCCCTCCCGGAAAAGCGATGGCGGGCCTTTGGGAATTTCCTGGTGGGAAGGTCGAAAGCGGGGAAACGCCAGAAGCCGCGCTGATCCGTGAACTGGAAGAAGAACTGGGCATCCGAACCCACGCCAGTTGCCTCGCGCCCGCAACTTTTGCGAGCGAAGCGCTCGGCGAGCGCCACCTGTTGCTGTTGCTCTATGTGTGCCGGAAATGGGAGGGCTTGCCAGAAGCGCGACACGCCACCGAACTGAAATGGGCCAAGCCCAGCCAGATGTTCGCGCTGGAAATGCCGCCGGCTGATCTGCCGCTGATCGGCCTGCTTGATTCGCTGATTTGA
- the bfr gene encoding bacterioferritin translates to MKGDPKVIDYLNEVLKNELTAINQYFLHYRMLDHWGVEKLAKFEYEESIDEMKHADKVAERILFLDGLPNFQLLGRLKIGETVEEVLKADLELEYEALPVLKDAIAYCETVRDYVSRDLFQSILESEEEHVDSLETQFEMIERMGIQNYVQLQSKAAED, encoded by the coding sequence ATGAAGGGCGACCCCAAAGTCATCGATTATCTGAACGAGGTTCTCAAGAATGAGCTGACCGCGATCAACCAATATTTCCTGCACTACCGCATGTTGGACCATTGGGGCGTCGAAAAGCTCGCGAAGTTCGAATATGAAGAATCCATCGACGAAATGAAGCACGCCGACAAGGTGGCTGAGCGAATCCTCTTCCTGGACGGCCTACCTAATTTCCAACTGCTCGGCCGGTTGAAGATCGGCGAAACGGTAGAAGAGGTGCTAAAAGCCGATCTTGAGCTGGAATATGAAGCGCTTCCCGTCCTCAAAGACGCGATCGCTTATTGCGAAACAGTCCGCGACTATGTGAGTCGCGACCTGTTCCAGTCGATCCTCGAAAGCGAGGAAGAGCACGTTGATAGCCTGGAAACCCAGTTCGAAATGATCGAACGCATGGGAATCCAGAACTATGTACAACTGCAGAGCAAGGCGGCTGAGGACTGA
- a CDS encoding (2Fe-2S)-binding protein, whose product MVVCVCNAIREKDLKEAVRGGADTPCSAYARLGRRPKCGQCVSFARTLIAAERATA is encoded by the coding sequence ATGGTCGTGTGTGTTTGCAATGCCATTCGGGAAAAAGATCTGAAGGAAGCCGTGCGTGGCGGCGCAGATACTCCCTGCAGCGCATATGCCCGATTAGGCCGTCGTCCCAAATGTGGCCAATGCGTCTCCTTTGCACGCACGCTCATCGCCGCTGAGCGCGCGACTGCCTGA
- a CDS encoding DUF418 domain-containing protein produces the protein MTACPSRIAAMDVLRGFAVMGILWMNISAFALPESAYINPMAVGPLSWGDRLFWLVSFLFFDGKMRALFSMLFGASMLLLIDREEMAGRNGLRAQLIRTGWLFIFGLAHYMLLWSGDILMNYALVGLAALLFIRKEPLSLLKWAFLCFFAHFLICAAFVLNLYGWAYAAMAPDAPIHIREGFAQFTGSFINPNDPAIRQEIATYRSGFGTILAHHVDVYARNWWWTFLFTAFDTLGFMLMGMAMLKGRFLTGRWQGGQYWRTARHCFLIGLPPMAALAAWLALRDFPALPTLGIALAWSFPFRIPLAVGWAALLLWLFSRYENLRLMTAIARTGRLALSNYLGTSLIMCAIFYGWGFGRFAQIRPAALPVLVFCAWLAMLIWSTAWLSRFAIGPMEWLWRSLARGQPQRIRNSS, from the coding sequence ATGACCGCCTGTCCATCCCGCATCGCCGCCATGGATGTGTTGCGGGGATTCGCCGTGATGGGCATATTGTGGATGAACATTAGCGCCTTCGCGCTGCCCGAGTCCGCCTATATCAATCCCATGGCGGTGGGGCCGCTGTCATGGGGAGACCGGCTTTTTTGGCTGGTGAGCTTCCTTTTCTTCGATGGCAAGATGCGCGCACTTTTTTCCATGCTGTTCGGCGCCTCCATGCTGCTTTTGATCGACAGAGAAGAGATGGCAGGACGCAATGGCCTCCGCGCTCAGCTTATCCGAACGGGCTGGCTATTCATATTCGGTCTCGCCCATTATATGCTGCTCTGGTCGGGCGACATCCTGATGAACTATGCGCTGGTCGGACTGGCAGCGCTGCTGTTTATCCGCAAAGAGCCGCTGTCTCTTCTGAAATGGGCGTTTCTCTGCTTCTTCGCGCATTTTCTGATCTGCGCAGCCTTCGTCCTCAACCTCTACGGCTGGGCTTATGCTGCAATGGCTCCAGACGCCCCCATCCACATCCGGGAGGGTTTTGCTCAATTTACCGGTTCTTTCATCAATCCTAATGATCCCGCCATCCGTCAGGAGATCGCCACCTATCGCAGCGGCTTCGGAACGATCCTCGCCCATCACGTCGACGTTTATGCCAGAAACTGGTGGTGGACATTTCTGTTCACCGCGTTCGATACCCTGGGTTTCATGTTGATGGGCATGGCAATGCTGAAGGGCCGGTTTCTCACCGGCCGCTGGCAAGGGGGTCAATATTGGCGCACCGCGCGCCATTGTTTCCTTATCGGCTTGCCACCCATGGCTGCTTTGGCCGCTTGGCTCGCTTTGCGCGACTTTCCAGCGCTACCGACGCTGGGGATCGCGCTTGCCTGGTCCTTTCCGTTTCGAATCCCCCTGGCAGTCGGCTGGGCAGCATTGCTTCTCTGGCTATTCTCGCGATACGAGAATCTCCGGCTGATGACAGCTATCGCGCGGACGGGCAGGCTGGCGCTGAGCAACTATCTCGGCACCAGTCTCATCATGTGCGCCATCTTCTATGGATGGGGCTTTGGCCGTTTCGCCCAGATCCGCCCCGCAGCGCTGCCAGTGCTGGTATTTTGCGCCTGGTTAGCGATGCTGATCTGGTCGACTGCGTGGCTATCGCGATTCGCGATCGGTCCGATGGAGTGGCTTTGGCGCAGTTTGGCACGAGGGCAACCGCAAAGGATTCGCAACAGCAGCTAG
- a CDS encoding methyltransferase domain-containing protein codes for MNSDRKQRISDAFGAAANHYDDHAGPQRAAAALVGELAQRQKPSGVHRILEIGCGTGFLTRDIQVRWPGAELIVTDLSPEMLARTAKGALVAGTFLAMDGEAPPFEGEWFDLILSNLAFQWFDDLPEALARQANLLRPGGSLIFSTMGEGSFNNWRKAHVDCGLVAGVPAYPSLADLRSVLNGYEDAFAFDELYPLRCDGARGLIAHLKGIGAVVPHNGKKPLSPKELRRVMTAFDEAGGDDSYQVLFGRITRPSL; via the coding sequence ATGAACAGCGACCGCAAGCAACGGATAAGCGATGCCTTCGGCGCGGCGGCGAATCATTATGATGATCATGCCGGACCTCAGCGGGCGGCGGCGGCATTGGTCGGGGAACTTGCGCAGCGGCAGAAGCCCAGCGGAGTGCACCGCATTCTGGAAATAGGCTGCGGCACGGGATTTCTGACCCGGGACATTCAGGTCCGCTGGCCTGGCGCGGAATTGATTGTCACCGATCTGTCGCCCGAGATGCTGGCCAGGACGGCCAAGGGCGCCCTCGTCGCGGGCACCTTCCTCGCGATGGATGGAGAGGCTCCGCCATTCGAGGGAGAATGGTTCGACCTCATTCTTTCCAACCTGGCCTTTCAATGGTTCGATGACTTGCCGGAGGCGCTGGCGCGGCAAGCCAACCTGTTGCGGCCGGGCGGCAGTCTCATCTTTTCCACCATGGGCGAGGGGAGCTTCAACAACTGGCGAAAGGCGCATGTGGATTGTGGACTGGTTGCTGGCGTACCTGCCTATCCAAGTCTGGCCGACCTGCGCTCCGTTCTGAACGGTTATGAGGATGCCTTCGCTTTCGATGAACTCTATCCGTTGCGATGCGATGGCGCTCGCGGGCTGATCGCGCATCTCAAGGGGATTGGCGCCGTGGTCCCCCATAACGGCAAAAAGCCGCTCTCACCCAAGGAATTGCGTCGGGTGATGACAGCATTTGATGAGGCTGGCGGCGATGACAGCTACCAGGTGCTGTTCGGCCGGATTACCCGCCCCTCGCTCTAA